A DNA window from Camelina sativa cultivar DH55 chromosome 13, Cs, whole genome shotgun sequence contains the following coding sequences:
- the LOC104735004 gene encoding uncharacterized protein LOC104735004, with protein sequence MSLIVSRLTKPRNESLLLGHKLLLQRWSSRRLLSSCPPYFVLCNKPNGGHKILSYLPTNWYMLESDKKVPYELLEANATIGASRGWVATLNSKGVVCLQDDLNVYTSDSADPKRISLPPILPIRHCQTRIVTNVAMSSSSPLNDDCVVAVKFLGPQLSLCRPAHDTKWTNIRVQDPSFFTSHVIFSKRDQMFSLPASGANHLASWDLLKHRDNPKFTKLHFHQNLPGVLGKTNNLEPCDSWCRAEHLVESSAGEMFLVIWYRSAREDMVGLETKGFRVFRVDEEGNATYTEDIGDLCIFLSKSEPFCVPASSFPGLERNFIYYLDFHESRFIQEVGIFGLQDSTSNFSSGYTGRVPYYFPP encoded by the exons ATGTCTCTGATCGTCTCCCGACTCACCAAGCCTCGGAACGAATCTTTACTACTAGGAcataagcttcttcttcagagGTGGAGCTCTCGTCGTTTGCTTTCGTCTTGTCCACCATATTTTGTCTTATGCAATAAACCTAATGGTGGACATAAAATCCTGTCTTATCTCCCCACCAATTGGTATATGTTGGAGTCGGACAAGAAGGTTCCTTATGAGTTGCTAGAGGCAAACGCAACGATTGGAGCATCCAGAGGCTGGGTCGCTACCCTCAACAGCAAGGGTGTGGTGTGTCTCCAAGACGATCTGAACGTATACACAAGTGACTCCGCAGACCCAAAACGTATTTCACTGCCTCCTATTTTGCCTATTCGCCATTGCCAGACCCGGATTGTCACCAACGTGGCCatgtcctcttcttctcctctgaaTGACGACTGTGTTGTGGCTGTCAAGTTCTTGGGACCTCAACTCAGCCTGTGCAGGCCAGCTCACGACACCAAATGGACCAACATCAGGGTCCAAGACCCCAGTTTCTTCACTTCCCATGTCATTTTTTCCAAGAGGGATCAGATGTTCTCCTTGCCCGCTTCTGGAGCCAACCACTTGGCATCCTGGGATCTCCTCAAACACAGGGACAACCCCAAGTTTACAAAGTTGCATTTTCATCAAAACCTTCCCGGCGTTTTGGGAAAGACGAACAACCTAGAGCCTTGTGACTCGTGGTGCAGGGCCGAACACTTGGTGGAGTCGTCAGCAGGCGAGATGTTCCTTGTTATTTGGTACAG GTCCGCCAGAGAAGATATGGTGGGTTTGGAAACCAAAGGTTTTAGGGTCTTCAGGGTAGACGAGGAAGGGAACGCTACTTACACTGAAGACATTGGAGATCTCTGCATTTTCCTATCCAAGTCTGAGCCTTTCTGTGTTCCTGCTAGCTCCTTTCCTGGCCTCGAGAGAAACTTCATCTATTACCTCGATTTCCACGAGTCCCGTTTCATCCAGGAGGTAGGAATCTTTGGACTGCAGGATAGCACCTCAAACTTCTCATCGGGCTATACGGGCAGGGTCCCTTACTATTTTCCACCTTAA
- the LOC104737913 gene encoding LOW QUALITY PROTEIN: probable ferredoxin-4, chloroplastic (The sequence of the model RefSeq protein was modified relative to this genomic sequence to represent the inferred CDS: deleted 4 bases in 3 codons; substituted 1 base at 1 genomic stop codon) has protein sequence MLISPEGDEHEIEGNEDCCILESTENAGLELPYSCSSGTCGCGTCCGKVSGKVDQSLGSFLEEEQIQNGYILTHVTCISLPXSLEDYVVYTHKQTDLILYDYEYTCCLPQNFEDSVENRIDVLISK, from the exons ATGCTGATCAGTCCGGAGGGTGATGAGCACGAGATAGAAGGAAACGAAGATTGTTGC ATACTTGAATCAACAGAGAACGCCGGACTGGAACTG CCTTACTCGTGTAGTTCAGGGACTTGTGGTTGTGGGACATGTTGTGGGAAGGTGTCGGGGAAAGTGGATCAGTCACTAGGATCCTTTCTTGAGGAAGAGCAAATTCAAAATGGCTACATCCTCACTCACGTCACGTGCATCTCACTACCA TAGTCACTAGAAGACTATGTCGTTTACACCCACAAACAAACCGATCTTATCTTATATGATTATGAGTACACATGCTGCCTGCCTCAAAATTTTGAAGACTCGGTAGAAAATAGAATTGATGTACTAATTAGTAAATAG
- the LOC104735006 gene encoding DNA ligase 1 gives MRKGAKRKGASKAGRKGAAVAETVATEEVIVESQEEETTTQEESQQPQEEVVNEEKENGEAEEEEEAKGDEEEEPAKPDSLKEAEAEENQEEEDEVKDVKEEVKAEKKPVVARRGGKRKRATKKETEIKDEKKPASAAKKPRVTKVKPEPEYFEDKRNLEDLWKVAFPVGTEWDQLDALYEFNWDFQNLEEALEEGGKLYGKKVFVFGCTEPQLVPYKGLNKIVHVPAVVVIDSPFPPSDKIGITSVQREVEEIIPMKKMKMDWLPYIPLEKRDRRVDKMNSQIFTLVCTQRKSALRHMKEDQLKKFEYCLPYFYQPFKEDELEQSTEVQIMFPSEPPVVCEFDWEFDELQEFVDKLVEEEQLPAEQKDEFKEYVKEQVRAAKKANREAKEARKKAIEEMSDDTKQAFQKMKFYKFYPQPSPDTPDVSGVKSPFINRYYGKANEVL, from the exons ATGAGGAAGGGAGCGAAGAGAAAGGGTGCTTCCAAAGCTGGTCGCAAAGGTGCTGCTGTCGCGGAGACTGTGGCCACCGAGGAGGTGATTGTTGAATCTCAAGAGGAGGAGACGACGACGCAGGAGGAGAGTCAGCAACCTCAGGAAGAAGTTGTCAACGAGGAGAAGGAGAATGGTGAAgcggaagaagaggaagaggcgAAGGgggatgaagaggaagagccAGCGAAACCTGATTCGTTAAAGGAGGCGGAGGCGGAGGAGAATcaggaagaagaggatgaagtcAAAGATGTCAAGGAGGAGGTTAAGGCTGAGAAGAAACCTGTTGTTGCTCGTCGTGGGGGTAAGCGGAAGAGGGCTACGAAGAAGGAGACTGAGATTAAGGATGAGAAGAAACCTGCATCCGCAGCTAAGAAGCCCCGAGTTACCAAAGTAAAGCCAGAGCCTGAGTACTTCGAGGACAAGCGTAATCTG GAGGATTTATGGAAGGTTGCATTTCCAGTGGGAACTGAG TGGGATCAATTAGATGCACTTTATGAATTCAATTGGGATTTCCAAAATCTTGAG GAAGCATTGGAGGAAGGAGGAAAGCTCTATGGGAAGAAAGTCTTTGTTTTTGGCTGTACAGAAC CTCAACTAGTCCCCTACAAAGGTTTAAACAAGATTGTCCATGTCCCAGCAGTTGTTGTT ATTGATTCACCCTTTCCGCCTTCTGATAAGATAGGAATCACATCTGTTCAGAGAGAAGTGGAGGAAATCATtccaatgaagaagatgaaaatggaCTGGCTGCCTTATATTCCGTTGGAAAAAAG AGATAGACGAGTTGATAAGATGAACTCGCAAATATTCACTTTGGTCTGTACGCAGAGGAA ATCAGCTCTCAGACATATGAAGGAAGATCAACTTAAGAAGTTTGAGTATTGCCTTCCTT ATTTCTATCAACCTTTTAAGGAAGATGAACTTGAACAGAGTACTGAGGTCCAAATAATGTTCCCCTCTGAACCGCCT GTTGTATGTGAATTTGACTGGGAGTTTGACGAACTTCAG GAATTTGTCGATAAACTGGTTGAAGAAGAACAATTACCAGCTGAACAGAAGGATGAATTCAAA GAATATGTCAAAGAGCAAGTTCGAGCAGCTAAGAAAGCAAACCGAGAGGCGAAAGAGGCTCGAAAGAAAGCCATAGAAGAAATGAGTGACGACACCAAGCAAGCCTTTCAAAAGATGAAGTTCTACAAATTCTACCCTCAGCCTTCACCAGATACACCAGACGTCTCTGGTGTCAAG tcGCCGTTCATTAACCGGTACTATGGAAAAGCTAATGAAGTCCTTTGA